The window TAGATTTACTCTATCTCAAAACAATTCCTTTGCGAAGCCGTGCAACGTTAGAGGCGATTTTTTAGTTCTTTTCAACAGTGCTGGAACTTTAAATCTTGGATAGTCTTCAGCTGGTTAGTCACGACCATTTAAATGACGTCATTATAtatgagtttttaatttttaaaagggTAAAAGGCAGGAGTAGTCATGTCAGGTGAGTAAGAAGGTTTAGAAGTCTcaggaatgtttttttttggagcCTAAATGCGTTTACTGAAATTGATGAATGAAtcaaagatttcgagaatagtTAAGGCTGGTAAGTTACCTCGCTTCATAAAACCTTCCGGAACTATATTCATTGACATAAAGCGCGTAGGCTAAATCCTCGTGTCCCAATGCCactttaatgttatttttttggaaaacttctTTCCGGATTGTCAGGGCCTTTTCGTACACTCGTACGCTTTCCGGAATCGAATCgaaattcaataaatagaaTCCGTAATCTAAAAGGGTGTCAGAAAAATGCGGGTGACCGTCTAATTTATACAATTCCGAAGCCATATTGACAGCTTGCGATATTAGGAGACCTGCAGatgcaaattttctttttaccacaCAAGCTTTAGATGCTTGTCGCAAAACGTCGATTATTATtctgaaaacaaacaaaaaatatcacagcaacaattttttttcaaaccatgTTATCTCTAATAAAATCCACCATTTAGTTTCTTGGATTTctatttacgaatttttttgttctatactTCCGGCGTAGCAACACGTTAGTTTGGCGTTTTCGAagtcgtagaatccatttatcgacgTCAAATTACCATTAATTTGATCGGTGTACTTCCGGGTCGGATTTTTGAAGTTGATTTATGatctaaacaaaattatttttttggggGGTCTATTTTTAGGGAATTAGGATTTGGCAGAAGAgggttaggtttactttatcTCAGGTTAGGTTGACTTAATTGGGgggaaaatgtattttttttaaattcgacgttgttttataataatttcgttTAAGTCATAAATCCAGAGCAAAAAACCGCATCAAAAGTAAACCAATTcagttattgataaaaattttcacatattgGACCTCTATAAATGGATTTTCGATCTCGAAAACGTCAAATTAGCGAGTTCTACGGaagtatttcattatttaataacttaCAGGAGTAATTTGTGCACAAAGTTCGTTTCTAGCCGTTGAACTAGTTTCGTGTGATTCCCAAGAACCTATTCACCAACCTATCAAGGATTATCCATCAGTAATGTATAATAAACTGAACACATCTATCAGAATGGGGTTTCTAACactaaatttcataaaaatgttcaaaatagcGTCCATTTTGCAGTAAATTTTTAATCCCCCATAATAATCTAGGGTTAATGATCATTAATAAAATAGCTACTACCAAGTAATTTAAATGGGTCACACTGTATATAATGCGTTAATTTGCTATAGTtccatattttgtataataggaAATTCGAGGTGatgttaaatttgaataatcctcaaaatcaattttataccTTGGGTGGCTATATACCATCACGGATATGGAATTACATTGTTGTAGTTGCCAATTTTTGCTATCCCGATTTGGGTTTGTAATTagaataaaaagataaataattcattgaaaCGGTTTTTTAGACaactaaaatcaaatattttttacataccTTTTCGGTAATTTgtcgtttaataattttaatgctTTTATCGTCCAACTGAACgcctgaaaataaaaaacagccACTCACATTGTAATATACAAactcaaaaaatacattaaatgtaattaaaatttattttgttacacaccctgtatattgaattcaataagttataacatttttatttgtatactaAAACATTATGTATGCTTCCAAAATATACTGAGAAACTTGGTGTTATTACGGAACCATGATTTAGACCTAAGGTTGCTTCATATCATCATACACAGTATCCAGTTCAAAGTGTTCCAGAACCGAAAAATAATCAAGTTTAGGGtcgttattttctattatatttttcatttacattgatgaagttttttcaatagGCAAATTTTCTAAACAGTTTATCCAGCAGCGTGCTTAACTGTTAAATGTCATAcacatttggaaaaaatttgtttcatcaACTATCGGTCCAATGTAGTGATCCTCTTTTGGATTTCTTTCCTGTAACAGGAAAACTTCAGTTTTTCCTGACAGATTTGTTCTTATGGAATAACTAAGTGATTAGGGAAGCTCCTCCAAtaattccattttgtttttatttgcaaatatcatttttctcgaCAAATTTGTTCTCATCAATTAATTAAACGATTAAGAAAGTTTCTCCAATGATCCCCTTTGGATTTTCTTTCCTGTAACTcgcaaatttcattttttcttgaCAGGATCATCCTCATCAAGTGTTTAGTGGCATATTTAATATCTTTCCCAACATATTTATTCTATTAGAGGAGCTCCTTTAGGGATCCCCTTCTGTTTTATTTTGcagatatcatttttttctcaatagaTTTGCcctaaccaattaaaaaagtGATTTCAAAAACTCGTCTaggatttgtttcaatttttcaaagcattttggcaatttttattttttttctcaacgGGTTTGTGCTCTTTAATCAACAAAGTGATTAGAAAAGCTCCTCCGGTGATgtccttttgtttttttccttcaacttacatatatcattttttttctcaacaaaatttttcttcatctgtTAACTAAGTGGCTAAGAAAGTTCCTCCAATGATctcttttagtttttctttccTGTAACtgacaaatttcaaattttcttgacAGATTTATCTTAATAAGTGATTAGAGAAGCTCCCCAGTGATgcctttttgtttttctttgctttaccttgcaaatttcatttcttttatagacAAATTTGTCCacattgattaaaaaaatgattacacAAACACCTCCATGGTTTGCTGctattttttaaagtatttataaaattcagtaCTTGTTTAAGGAAATAACAGTGAATTTGGTACCTTTTGGAACAAAAAGTTTCACCTTAGAAACATTCGGTATAAATAAAAACGCAGTTTCAAGATCATAAATAGGTTTAGAATATGAAATTACTGAATAAAGTAACAAATAACAATTGTTCAAGTCTCTTACCTCGTTATATTCGCttcgaataaaatataaaaaagagaaattggaATAGAGACCAGCTAAATTTGGTAGAGCATCTTTTTCTTCCAATTCTTTACTAACTTTCTGAGCAGCTTCAAAAGTAGTGCTCGCTTTTTCAAAATCACAGTATATTGTTTCAGAATAGATGCGTctagaaaaaattaacattttcatTATACTGACAATaggatatttacaaaattatattttttaacagaaaacCATTACAAGGTTTCTGACATGTTCTTAAATTGACTAAAATTACACGTTTTTAAGAAATCAAGTAACCTTATTAATTTTCCAACAACTTTCTGGTTCAACAGtcaaccaaagaaaaaaaaatggtttctaaacatatatatggaaataataattcatattcataacaatagaaaagaaaatattctaaaaagaCTGATTGGGAAAACATAAACCACaagattttgaatgaaaatgattttcccTTTGTTGAGGATGATTGAAATAGTTCTAACCCCATTTTTAGTACTATTTTTagtgattaaaatattaattttctcattttactAGAATAGAAAGTAATCTGAAATAAACCTCTAGTCGATGAGAAATTTAGGtaattaacaaaactataatcAAGACTTGAAACACCCATGacacaatttataattaaattttttatttaaaaaacttatacTTACTTGTAATAACAATCTAATAACATCCTCAGTGTAGTAATATCTCTATCCCTTTTTTTACATATGTCTTCAGTAACTGATAATACATCTCTAGCATGAGTGAAGAGACCGCCTTCGTTGAAAAACGCTCCCATCTTCAAACCAACTTCAATAAGATTCATTTCACTAAAATTACTTTGTTGACTACACTGTATAAATGTTTTGACGAGCTGTTGAGGAATATTTGTACCATGATCGATTAGagattgaaaactttttagaaaCTTTGTCCGTTGGTGTTTAACTGATACAACTCGATTGAAAACTTCTAATTCACTAAGTTCTACAGCTAAAAGGCACAGACGTTTTCCCAGAAACATCTGAAAATGAACACATTACGATAAGTTTCTCCTTAAGTAAAtcccattgaaaataaatataaattcatataaaatacaggaaaaaaatcaactgTTGGAACTAAACAAatgattatataattttatgctAAAAAACTATCATATGCTAGTAAAATAAAGCTGTGGGTCACAACaactttttaatttagaaaacaGAACTAATCTatagaaaaatctttaaaatttgtttaaaaatgcatattgaaatgatgaaaatacATATTGACACCACCCATTCTCCATTGATATAACgttacataaatatttgattgaaataatataatgaaagcTGAATATTTACCTTATAATAGAAGTCGAAAAGTACATTATTTGGTAGAAATCTGAATtcctttttacaaaatttacatGCCGATATAGAGTCTTCAACGGCGACTTCCAAACATATTTCGTATAGTTTAGATGGagatttcaacattttaaatttttaaaataaatcttcCAAAATATAATTGCAGTTTACACAACACTTCGCAGGTTTAGAAATTGATATAAAGCAGCTGACACTATATTTTGACATGTGacttttcacaaaaacttgTCATGTTGACTTGTCTTTTATGAAaggtgaaaaaattatatttcataatatgTCGTTTCACTATATTGAGTTATAATGGGTGTATTTTCAGTATCctgttgttttcaatttaatggTTGGAGGTGTTTTAACccattatgaaatttttgcCTTTTTATCGCTTAACCATGTTCTGACGTTTGAAAAGTGATATTGATCATGTTTACTGTCGTTATTAAAGATTTTTGTAGATCTTGTAATTCTTAAGTTGAAATTACGAACGCGCTGTTGGAAAACtcgaataaaaatcaaattctgGTTTAGGATCGGCAATCAGCTAATAAATAATCTATCTGATTAGGATCACAGAATGACAAGACAGAAACTGTCAATAAAGTCAAATTCAACTGATGCCCATTTAAAAATGACCGCTCTGGGTAATCAGACTCTTTTGCAGTttgatttggaaaattatttagaCCTTATTATTCCCAGTTTTATTGCAAAAGGACTTTAAAGAATTGCTACTTACAAAAGTGCTAAATTTCCGTCCGGAAACgtggtttttttatatattttacagtGTTGTGTTTAGTGTGCAATTAGCAACTTTCTAAGTCAAGCTTTTTTCATGAGCTCTAAGTTTGTCCTTATACCTTGCAGTGTGactaaaactacaaaaatatttagttttagcTGAATTAATGCCAATTAAcgatatctaaaaattttctatgaagTCCTCTTaagataataatagaaaaaaaactaacaaggttacgagaaaatcgattgtttaccccacagcCGGCATTTTGACATAGATTAGCTGCTTTCTTGGGCTGCTTAATAATTTTCTTGCAATCTTTTTTCCTgatttgttaatttaatttaaaaattaactttatagAAAACTCAACGTAACTACATTTTTTGATCGAATACAGGATAATTTGTATTTGTTGGTTGCCAACCGCCCCGGAATTAAGCAATACAAATATAACAGGAAAATTGATGCTTCATTACTAAATCGAAATGGGGCTCTTCTCGGTAGCCCATTGTAAAACCAACTTTGACAGTTCGGGAGAAATGTGGTCAGATTTTTGCTACTGCTGAAGAGCCAAATTTGAACGCGTTAAAAACCATTATGTCCTGTGTCCTCTTTCTAACGCCAATGTTGAGAGAATATTTTCTCTCATGTAATTCAAATAAACCAAGTCCAGAAACTACTGCAACGTTGATTTGATAAGAACCGATGTTCTCATGACTTCAAATTTAGAGTTGCACTGATTTTTTTTCCTAAGTTTAAACAAAATAAGGGCTTGATAAATGCTACGTGTCCCTGATTTTTTGGCTGAGAGCTGGCAACACTGGATCAACGTGACGTAGGAGAAAGTGAGACGCAAATAGCAAGTGTTACAATATGGCGGATTagtttgtttaatatttatacTAGGATTTCAACTATTAtatcattcattcattaattctaaatttactcaaaataaatcaactttCGTTCTCTTTCTTCAAATCCAAATCCTGTTGTAGTTTCATTAAAACAGTTGCAAGCATACTTAAAAACTAATCATTTTAATCGGATCATATAGGTAAAAGCCAAATTGtacaaaaaagaagaacaaaatAGTTCACATGATTAACTTAGTAccaagtttttaaatatttcagcAAGACTAAATCTGAAGACTTTCTCaactataatttattaagttttatttattttttacttgtgTAAACGatagacaaaatattttaataaataatgatttgcGGGAATTATAAGTGTTAAACTTTTCTTTTTCGTTCCCAATAcataatttttgaggttattttgttatattttctgcTAATTAGATAACCCCagtttataaatagaaataatttagattattgACTAAATTTTTGGTAtgaatgtatttaaataaaaaatgtaattgaaatttttagaatattacaATTACACTTTTTCCATTATACAGGGTAAAacaattttaacattatgctaTTTGAAAACGCCTTctctttcagtttttttctgttttattaatttaatcacTTTGCCATTCACTCCCCatgttttattatgaattaaatcaCATTTAATTCACCGTACAATCAAGAAATTTACTTTAATTGAACCATGTGTATTCTTTGAAGGTCAATAGAGAAAGTTGTGGTTATTTTATTGGGGAGATAGGGACATTTTTATGTCGTTGAaggtttattttagaaattgcCCTGATATAGATAAATATTCCTCTGCGGGGCTATTTTTGGGATGGTTTATTGTGGCTATATCGCATGAAGAATATAATAAGGAATTTGAGAAGAACTAAACAGCTTTCAGAATGTTTTGAGCAGGCGATTACAGTTCTATTATTCTATATCGTTGCTCATCTAGATAACGAGCATTTGTACCAGTTAGAGTTGATAGAGGGTCAATTTAAGTCCTTTATAGGACTGATGTTATGAAAGGAGCAATACGTGGAGCTGTAATGAGGTTGCAATAATTAATGGTTGTCTACACAATAAGTTAGGTTTCTAGATAGGATTGTAATCCGaacacaaaatattgaatttgttacgattttaaaatataatacagTGTTTGAGTTTagcaaaaacataatttttatgtGATACAACATTTGCAAATTAAAATTAGCGTCCCACTGATAGTATTCTGTCTAGTACAGTGTCTGATTGTAGGTTCCTTGTAGGTAGTTGGAAAAAAACCCGAATGTCTAaataaaatactatttatttgtGTAACAATTCATTTTTACCTAACACGAggtttgaacaaaattaataatcaaaaaaagaaatctATGGTTAAAATGATAacattttaattctatttaCGAGAGTATTATTCAATTTTGGTTTTGATTTCTGAAAAACGCGTTCTTTCTTCAGAATCGTCTTCGATTTGTAATACTTCAGTTTCGGGGGCAAGTAATTGATGTAAAGTTACGACAATTATGGTTAGAGTAAGTATGTAATTCAATCTGTATATTGATATTGTAGAAAATACCAATGTACATAACGTCATGATTAATAAGAATTTTTCTAGCTGCTCCgtatattttctgtaaaataatatttattcaaataaaatgtacacatgaaatttgtaaaattaatataacCTATACCTGTTAGTCCTGGGCAAGTCACACTGCCATAACATCAGCGCAGAGATACTAAGAGCCAGCCCTGGTATAAAGGAATCATCAGTTTCCAGTACTGAACTATacctaaattaaaaatattaataaacaaataaaatcttcTTACTAACGTCATAAgtcaactttttttaatatattattacgAATCCGTCTCCGCAATGGAGCCGGTTATACCTAGATATATtcgaattctaaaattcggcagAAGCGCCTTTGAGGTGATATAAGTTTTTGTTATAGTATgcggtttatttatattgtttcttttgatatttatttggttttactATTTTCCAGAAGTTTTGAGAATTCTTTTGGGAAATATATAAGGAGTTTATGTAACGTTGTTgagtttagtttataataaatagtcgcaGTGAAACGAAATAagaagtaatcgaagaatttaaataaattagttaagtgtagtgtaaggtttttaataaattattaacgtATGAGACAGTATCTATCAAATCACCTCaagaaatcatataaataaataaaaaaaataagacaatgTCAAAGTTGCAAACATTTTCACTGCGACCTCTGGGTATACAGAAGGGCCTTCGATTACTCACGGGATCTTTCCCCTAAGATTCTCCACTGAATTTATACTTCAATGGTTAAACCCCATCTCACGTATGGCGCCATATTGTGGTAGCCAACGAATAGGGCTCAACTAGGGCCCTATTGGATCTTCCATCTTTGAAGCCATTAGGACAGCTTATAAGCTGAACTGGTCATGCAAAAATCGGGGGAAAACCGCGGTGGAATGTCCAATACATTTTGATGGGGCCAATACTAGGATTCTACTGGATCCTCCAACTTTGAATCTAAAGATACAACAACTGAATGATCTAATGACCATGTAAAGCAAAAGAGTTTGTTGAATGGATTATTGAGCATCGACAAATGGATGCAGATTGTTTCGAGCGAAGAGCACGTTTCCTCCTTGATAGGTTAGTTGAGCGTCAAAATTACCGCTTTTGGACTTGTGATTGTCGAAAAACCAACGCATCCACATTGTGTTACCGTTTGGTGTGCATTTTGGGCTAAAGACCATCCTTATTTCATTATGAGCTGGTTCAATTACGGCATGACATTTCGTTTTGGTGATCAGAATTGGCCTCCATAGATCGTATCATTTGGAATCATTTATGGGGTTACATTTATGCAGAAAGTGAATGCGCATGTGTATGCAAAGCCTCGAAGGCTATTTATCTGATGCATTGCATCAATTATGGAACACCCGTTAGtaataaactattattattggtatttacttgaaattatgtGCCCATGTCAAAACAGCTGGTAGATTAATAGCAGTCACTATACACCACAAAAAGAACAAACTCGAATGGAAATAAATCGCGTGGTAAGCGGTGGAAAGTTCGGAATTTTCCTTTAAAGGTTTCGGATCTGCTCCAATCTTCTCATCATCACCTTCAGCCGATATATCATTAGTAGTTTCTACAATTTTGGTATCGGTTGATTGTAACAGTggatcaatatttttttctccactACCATCCTCAGTGttatttgaattgattgatCCATCCACAGTTTCGTgctcaatattttcatcttcatatttttcCGATTCAGTGCCAACTTGAATACCAAGGGTTGTGTTAGTTTCCGTTTGTTCATCTACTAGATCCTTATTTGGAGTTAAATCTTGATCCTTTTGTGGTTTTTCCATTTCCTTTTGTGTATTTTCCATTTGTTTAGATTCATCAGTAGTAACTGAcataatttcttttgaagatGGACTCTTACTGAAGTACCGTTTGcatttcttgataaattttttggttaTGTACCAAACTACTTCTTCTACGAAATTTTGAGACATTTGtgttaactaaaaataaaaaaagaagttgCCGGAACAAAAAATCCTTTAGGAATAATTAATACTGACCCTTAAGAAGTAAAATACGGTTCCTAAACAGAGGGCTAATCCCCCGCAAGTGGTTAACGATAAAGATATTAAAGTGAGAGCTACAATTACTGGTATTTTGTGTAAATAACTCATCAAGTAGTTCGACCAAACCACATTGAAGCTAACTGTTCGAGCAAGTAAcctacaaaatgaaatatttccaacataatataaaataaaatcatatttgattagtttactttagaaatattttgtgcacTGTCGATTCCATAGCGATAAGAGAAACGCTGAATACTGCAACCAATATCCAAAAGAGTCCGATACCGCAAACGAATAATACCAAAGGCATCAATATGAAATCTAAGCCGTCGTTTTCTAATGTTTGATAGTCCGGTTTAAGTATAAAATCTGGTAGATATCTGGAACTTGAAAACGGAtcttttatcaattgaaaatctCTAATCGTAACTGTATTTACCTTAATATAAGTGATATGACGAATCCGAACATGGCGTAATAAGGTTTGGCACCCTCTTGAATGGCTACGAATAATATCGAACAATGTCCTTTctctaaatttattaattgatatcTAAGGGTTATCAGTGATACGGCGGCTATTTGGGATATCAATAAAGGTGAATGTGTCCTAGCTAGTTGTCCTAATACACCTAACGGAGAAGActgtatactaaaatttataaataaataaatatatttgagttttgaaTTGCGCGCCATGTTTGACAATCAAAACGTCACAAAATTTTGACGTGACAAATCTTAATCTGACAGTTAGTGTTAGTAAACATAGAACAAAACGTCCtgattgttaaaaattattatcaaaatggtGCCACTATTATATATGTTTAAAAAGTCCGAACAAAACAGTAATGATGAAAATCTAAACCATGTACGTTTTATCGACGGAATTGAACCGATCTCAAACCGACTAGACGAAGTAAATATAATGATTTCAGAATAAACTACTACCAAAACGTAGGTTTAAACAAAGGGCGCGAGATTTGAATTGCGTGCCATGTTTGACAGTCATAACGTCACATGATTTTAACGTGACAGATCGTAATCTCACAGTTAGTGTTAGTAAACTTAAAACAACGAGTCTACACAcacataaagaaatattttgttatttacctTATTTTATAAGTACAGGATGgatccaaaattaattttattactgcTGTTTGATTTTCTACACTAGGTTTCGAGCTATGAAGCCTGATGTTAACCGGTTTTTTCATGGTATTTCTACAAATAATTaacttaaaaataacatttttttatctaagGTATCTTCtgatagaaaattcaatttgatataataaataaataataaccaaaaCATGACAGACTATATGAACGAATATTATAGTGAAATAGCAAGAAAGCTAAaccaaaaggaaaaaataaacttcCACTAATGACTACAAACACAATATTCTTAAAAAACCCTCGTTAGTTTGGCGTTTTCGAGttgtagaatccatttatcgttGTCGTAAAGTAATACTTCCGGTTTTGCCAATAATTAGATTCGTGAACTTTTTAAACAACGTTTATGAATTACacgaaatgttttatttttaggttaggtttacttcgGTTTAGGATAGAATATCTAGATATTTCTCTATGAAATGTCGTGTGTTTTTATAAAAGGTACTGCTGATTCGTTTAATACATAAATTCAGTTACGACCCGGAAGTCTACCAACATAATTGTTGGTAAAACCATAAGTATTCATTTCCGACATCTGAGACCTCGATAAATGGATCCTGCGATCTTGAAAACGCCAAATTAGTATTTCCATCTATAACTATCGATGTTAGTATCGTTTTTAATCGATTAAGTAAGTATCGATAACCATTACTTTGACATAACCTAAGATTTGTTGACGTAGATAACCGCTAAGAGAACTGTCAATAAGTTTTAGCGATAATTTTagaatctatttttatttcgttgtaaaaaaatttttataaaattattttcgagTTTATACGAGgtctatatataaaatatcgaatttaaaaaaataaataactttgttgataaaaatttacCTAAACCGGGAAGATATAGAAGATAACTATCGATGTTTCCAGATATAGTATCGATTTAAATCGATTACGTAAGTATCGATAACCATTACTTTGACATAATACAAGATTTGTTGACGTAGATAACCGCTACGAGAATTGCCAATGAGTTTTCGCggtaattttgaaaactattattcctattaatttcaaaattggtgatatttctttataaaattgttattttcgaatttatacggggtctatatataaaataacgaatttaaaaaatcaatttatatttctattaattaaaaattcgataaaatattaaaaatcgaaaaaaatgttttatttttcccttttaagaaaattatcataatgaaaattaaatatctagttttttttttaaattatagggtgttcaaaaatatttattcacaagtaataaaaataaaaaacaataaaaaatttaataaaacaataaaatttaaacgaAAATCGATACTCACGTAATGAAACTATTGTAATTTTCGTTACTCCACGGAACTGTCAAAGTGACAGATGCGTGATGTTCACTTTTAGAACATTCCAACGGTTCCACgattaatttataaaactgCATAATTTTACTAAGATGCGGTAAAGACAATTCGTAATAAATCGCTTTCTCCGCAGTCCTTTCTAATATAACTCGATTGGTTAACGAAAACCAATTGGGTAGATTAACGGTGATGGATCTTTGATCCGAACTGTGAATATCC of the Diorhabda carinulata isolate Delta chromosome 7, icDioCari1.1, whole genome shotgun sequence genome contains:
- the LOC130896161 gene encoding GPI inositol-deacylase isoform X2, with translation MKNINPFIIFSLLLAFAYILGLLKFLTEYEEDKCEMTYMFEYPQYVKISNKADSEFKKYGLYAYSEGRLTEKARNMYFDGIPVLFIPGNAGSHKQVRSLSSIALRKWLNSKTSFHFDYFTVDLNEEYSGLYGPLLFDQLQYIKASLLRILELYGNQQHPPETVVVIGHSMGGIIAMRLISELQHSGLIPILITLASPLNRPLLNLDFHMNQFYDDAFENLENTTVISVSGGYLDLIVNPFMTQKKNDGILQLTTTNIPISWTGSNHVQILWCKQVVMALNRALFDSVDRETHQISKNVTFRNMVFKHHLVQHSGTKIRNRENYSKLVQMNPKGRWMESIRRGYSLEHSNGVGEPYSYMIALSDVTGYEILNILAVNSEVTDWVFVCNAYFFKESSRICKEGFHLSHLSEIAPSTKLKRRFFRINMSKLKKYRKDLTHIVFKALPTDEPVYYHVDIHSSDQRSITVNLPNWFSLTNRVILERTAEKAIYYELSLPHLSKIMQFYKLIVEPLECSKSEHHASVTLTVPWSNENYNSFITNTMKKPVNIRLHSSKPSVENQTAVIKLILDPSCTYKISIQSSPLGVLGQLARTHSPLLISQIAAVSLITLRYQLINLEKGHCSILFVAIQEGAKPYYAMFGFVISLILRYLPDFILKPDYQTLENDGLDFILMPLVLFVCGIGLFWILVAVFSVSLIAMESTVHKIFLKLLARTVSFNVVWSNYLMSYLHKIPVIVALTLISLSLTTCGGLALCLGTVFYFLRLTQMSQNFVEEVVWYITKKFIKKCKRYFSKSPSSKEIMSVTTDESKQMENTQKEMEKPQKDQDLTPNKDLVDEQTETNTTLGIQVGTESEKYEDENIEHETVDGSINSNNTEDGSGEKNIDPLLQSTDTKIVETTNDISAEGDDEKIGADPKPLKENSELSTAYHAIYFHSSLFFLWCIVTAINLPAVLTWAHNFKYSSVLETDDSFIPGLALSISALMLWQCDLPRTNRKYTEQLEKFLLIMTLCTLVFSTISIYRLNYILTLTIIVVTLHQLLAPETEVLQIEDDSEERTRFSEIKTKIE
- the LOC130896298 gene encoding amyloid protein-binding protein 2; this translates as MLKSPSKLYEICLEVAVEDSISACKFCKKEFRFLPNNVLFDFYYKMFLGKRLCLLAVELSELEVFNRVVSVKHQRTKFLKSFQSLIDHGTNIPQQLVKTFIQCSQQSNFSEMNLIEVGLKMGAFFNEGGLFTHARDVLSVTEDICKKRDRDITTLRMLLDCYYKRIYSETIYCDFEKASTTFEAAQKVSKELEEKDALPNLAGLYSNFSFLYFIRSEYNEAFSWTIKALKLLNDKLPKRIIIDVLRQASKACVVKRKFASAGLLISQAVNMASELYKLDGHPHFSDTLLDYGFYLLNFDSIPESVRVYEKALTIRKEVFQKNNIKVALGHEDLAYALYVNEYSSGRFYEAREHVERSIRIMERILPSDHLLLASVKRVKALILEEIALDERSNISLQNQYFTEAHSLHKSALTLSFKAFGEKNVQTAKHYGNLGRLFQSMKFYDQAEKMHLKAIAIKEELLGDNDHEVGLSVGHLASLYNYHMKRYKEAEQLYLRSIEINLNLFGEAYSGLEYDYRGLVNIYTKIFDSYKMIHYIYKVRDWKTLRDSIQPVEHDPEVIPLKEIIEKLFSTSGSFSLFKKTV
- the LOC130896161 gene encoding GPI inositol-deacylase isoform X1, with translation MKNINPFIIFSLLLAFAYILGLLKFLTEYEEDKCEMTYMFEYPQYVKISNKADSEFKKYGLYAYSEGRLTEKARNMYFDGIPVLFIPGNAGSHKQVRSLSSIALRKWLNSKTSFHFDYFTVDLNEEYSGLYGPLLFDQLQYIKASLLRILELYGNQQHPPETVVVIGHSMGGIIAMRLISELQHSGLIPILITLASPLNRPLLNLDFHMNQFYDDAFENLENTTVISVSGGYLDLIVNPFMTQKKNDGILQLTTTNIPISWTGSNHVQILWCKQVVMALNRALFDSVDRETHQISKNVTFRNMVFKHHLVQHSGTKIRNRENYSKLVQMNPKGRWMESIRRGYSLEHSNGVGEPYSYMIALSDVTGYEILNILAVNSEVTDWVFVCNAYFFKESSRICKEGFHLSHLSEIAPSTKLKRRFFRINMSKLKKYRKDLTHIVFKALPTDEPVYYHVDIHSSDQRSITVNLPNWFSLTNRVILERTAEKAIYYELSLPHLSKIMQFYKLIVEPLECSKSEHHASVTLTVPWSNENYNSFITNTMKKPVNIRLHSSKPSVENQTAVIKLILDPSCTYKISIQSSPLGVLGQLARTHSPLLISQIAAVSLITLRYQLINLEKGHCSILFVAIQEGAKPYYAMFGFVISLILSSRYLPDFILKPDYQTLENDGLDFILMPLVLFVCGIGLFWILVAVFSVSLIAMESTVHKIFLKLLARTVSFNVVWSNYLMSYLHKIPVIVALTLISLSLTTCGGLALCLGTVFYFLRLTQMSQNFVEEVVWYITKKFIKKCKRYFSKSPSSKEIMSVTTDESKQMENTQKEMEKPQKDQDLTPNKDLVDEQTETNTTLGIQVGTESEKYEDENIEHETVDGSINSNNTEDGSGEKNIDPLLQSTDTKIVETTNDISAEGDDEKIGADPKPLKENSELSTAYHAIYFHSSLFFLWCIVTAINLPAVLTWAHNFKYSSVLETDDSFIPGLALSISALMLWQCDLPRTNRKYTEQLEKFLLIMTLCTLVFSTISIYRLNYILTLTIIVVTLHQLLAPETEVLQIEDDSEERTRFSEIKTKIE